TAAGACTCTTATTGTTCATTTGTTAGCAAATACACAAAGCAACTTGCATGGTACCTCTATTTTTACCTACCAACTGTTTGGGTATCTTTGCCTCACTATATTTAGCAGCTGGGCAGGTAGCATACTGTTGAGAGACTGACTGCCAGACTGACcagcaaaccaaaacaatgagctaaaagcaCTTGAGAGCtgcttttttgtcttcatttatcATAGGCATACTCCTTTTTATGTGTCCCAAATCCATACTACAAACTAGTTCTATACAACATGCATATTACTCGTCATTGTAAAACATTTTGGGTCAGGGTTGAATCAGGGCTATAATATGGATTTGGGACACAGGCCCTGTTCATTCTGAATCCCCAGGACACCAGCTGCCACCCAGTGGCTGCAGTGTAATCACTGTGACAGGCTGGAAATCATCCAAGATAAACTTTTGAAAAATTTGAGGCAGCTTCTATGGCATCATGCTCTATTACACCTGTTTTTATTTGGAAGTACAACACCACACATTATGGAAACAAGACACAGTTGAAAAGCCTTTTCATTGTGGCCAACTGATTGACATAAAATGAATCAGAATCCTTCACATCTTTATTCCTTCTTTACATTTACAGCTCTCAGAGGAAGGGAGAGGTGTGGCCTCTatagctaacatgctaactatAACCCGGATCCACAacagtgtgtctgcagcagctgcaatGAGAAGGCAGGATAAGACTCGTACTACTGCACTGCATCCTGCACTcatttctgaaaacatgctATTAATGGTTGATTAATATTGTGTGCATTTCACAGGGTGGTCCAGTTAGCTCGTGACTACGCCACTCGCCGCACTGCCTTTGGAAAGCTTCTTAAAGACCACCCACTGCACATACAGACTCTTGCTAGGATGGAGGTAAGCTGGCAGGGGGTGAACAAACTCCACAAACTCTGTACAGTGTTTCCCATCGTGCCTCACTCATGCTTCCCTCTGACATGGACAGGTGGAGACTCGTGGAGCATTTCTTCTGGTGATGGATGTGTGTCGTCTGTTGGGTCGAGAGGAAAGTGGCATGGCGAGCCAGCTTGATACAAACCTGCTACGTCTGCTCACTCCTGTGGTTAAACTGTACACTGGGAAGCAGGTGCACAGCTTGTAATGTGATAAACTTTCATGTCGCTGTTCTGATACCGACCTTTAAcatccctgttttgttttgtctcaggCGGTGGCTGTGGTGTCGGAGGGTTTGGAAAGCTTCGGCGGACAGGGCTACATTGAGGATACCGGGTTGCCTGGACTACTTCGCGACGCACAGGTGAGGCCAATTCACAAAAATCAACAGTATTTTACAGCTTTTGCAATTTTCAAGCTCACTTGTCACTTTGCTTCTCAGGTGTTGAGTATTTGGGAAGGTACCACAAATGTCCTGTCTCTGGATGTGCTGCGCTGTGTGGCTCGTAGCTCAGGACTGGTTCTTCATGCTTACTTCACCCATGCCAAGGTATTGGGTTGGGAATGATCCCGCCAAACAAGTTCAGTAACTAATCTACAACAGAGTTGAACAGGAATGTGACGTGCACTTGTTTCATTGTCCTTGTAGTCCCTGCTTGCAAGTGCATCAGGTGTTTCTTCATTGGCTCCAGCAGTGAAAGCAGTGGATGGCGCACTCTCTGAACTGGAGGACTTTGTTCAGGTAGCGGCTACCAGAGCACCTGGCTACCTGGAGCTAGCAGCCAGAGACCTGGCATACAGCCTGGCTCGCACCTACACAGGTAGGTAccacagtcactcacacactcctctccctGAAAAGAATacaccaaaacacaaaataatacaaaaaaataacataagtagaaatcaatgcagcagcacaagagatatctttcttttttccacacattcttcttgcttgtcaaaacctggtgcctacattacccacaatgcaaccctGCCACCGACAGTTCGGTCAGAGATTTGTGGTTGTGTCTATTGGGTCACTCTAGATTTGCGAAACTCTCGCATTTGCACATTTGGGAAGAAGTTGTGGTGGATGAGTGCGTCAAACACGGGACTTTTACCAAGGAGACCAGGATTTGTGTCCCacgtgaaaccaaaagtcagtgttgttttatttttagacttgTTATTTTCAGTTCCAGTCTCATTTTGAtgaggtttaggcaccaaaagtacttggttaggtttaggaacaAGTCGATCATTGTTAAAATAAGTCACTGTTGACTTATGGTTGGTCACATGGGACATAAACAGTGACGCAAACTTTTCCCACATGTGAGCCGCTTCACAATATGAAGAAACAACGCATACAAATATTGCAAAAGTTTCGCAAATCTAGGGTTACCATCTAGACATGACCGAGATTCCTGTGTTATTcttagcagcagctaatgtagccttgagtTGCTAGCCTAAAGCAGAGAGCAGGCCATGAAGGTCTGGTAagacatcacttgaggcaattaACCAGACTGTTCACATTaacctctggagccacaaaaggatttaaactttatttttttactgtagTACTTTGCAAGACCTgcaaacagactttgatgttgTAAAAGtggtggagttcccctttaaataATTGTATTTTAACAGCTGCCCTCCTCATTGCCCATGCTTGTTGGAAAGGAGCCTCTCCATCCGACACCTTTGCAGCTCTcaggtaaaacaaaaaaaaacccctcttcTTTCAggttaaaaatgtaacattcattcatcaaatatgtttttattttcctttaacAGGTGGTGTGAGCACGATTTATGTCCTGTGGCGACTAAACAGGCGAGAGGCTGCTATGATCCCAGCACTCCACCACTCGATGCTGCTCTGGTGTATGACCAGCGGATCCAGGACTGAATGTTCACGGATAACAGATGAGACTGTCACTTGATCTGCCATCATTGTGTCTCTCTTTAATTCTGGGGCAGATCTCGTTACTcgttatttttttattattattttgtagaTGACTGAGACCATtttagaaagaaaataaaacccactaTTTTACAAGCACAGCAACTGGAACTTAAAATGTTGCTAACATAATGTATACCTTTCTGTGTGCATCATTTATGTGATGTCgtgtttttgacatttacttCTTCGTGTTGAATATCagcaacatatatttttgtctgCAATTAATATGGAATTCTAGATTCACAATTTTTGCAGTATACAAATTAATTTTAGTGTGAAGTGGATAGATAAAACACAACCCCAAGCTTTTCACGTTGACAGATCACCGCCACAGTTATTAGACTTGGGGTAAACAAAGATCAGAGCACGGGTCAGAGGCAAGAAGAGCCCTGACTGAGGAAGAGCTTCACTTACATGCTGCCTTCTAGTCCTGTTGGAAAAAGCCGTTGTGTGAGTTCTAAAACCGGCATTAATTCCCCTGTATGTTTactgtttcacttttttaataTGCCAAACTGTTTTAAACGAAATTTGGACAAAGCATGGAATCAATGCTACTAAGTGATGTACAGAAGTTTTATTGtgaattaaaaaatgatgaatgtattaaatatacatttgattaatattttatctATTTCTCTCTAGCCTGTTATGTGCCTATTCTAGTGTCAGTTTAGAGGTCGTTATGTTTCGCTGAAATCGTCATTTACGAGGAGTCCATGAAGGAGGCACATGTCTTGGAAAAACAGGAGGTGGGGTTTCGGGCGAAGGTGTACACGAAGTACGCGGACATTCAATGCGAGCAGACAATATAAGAGATTGACGACATAAATCCTGGATGTGAAAGAGAAGCCTAGGCTACAACGACGCTCATCTTCTCCGCTATTTTCGGTTTCAGGCCGAAATTTCCGGATTGCTGGACTAAAACAACCCACCACGGTCCCGCTAACCACCAGCATGGACGCGGCTCCGGGATAAAGTGAACGATGTCTTCTGCTGTTTATCTGTCACTTCTTCTGGTGTTATCGTGTCACCAGCGGCTCGCCTCGGGCTCACATGTCCTCGGGAACCCAACCGATGTCGGACTAACCGGGTGGTCCGCAAACACCACACGAGCCGTGATGTTTCAAAGCAGCAAAGAAGAGGTCGGTGAGATTTGATGGCTACCGGGTTAACTGTCACTCGTTATTAAACGTGGtcatcaggtgtgtgtttgctggctgTTCGCTAGTTTGATATTTGTGCGCAGTTTGATCTGAAGCTGGCAGGTTGTTAGCAGttttttccagctgtcacgTGATTAGTAGGAGACAGCAGGCGTGAATGAAGTTTGTATTTATACTGAGACGTGCGTGTTCACATCAGGGCAGAGCAAACATTTACCTGTCATGGTCctccaaacacagctggatAGACTGAAGTGTCCTGTGGTTTGTCTGTAGTCCATAGTGGGGACGGTGAGATGTTTTCACTTCTCATTTCTGGCACTAACTGACTTCCTTCCTTTCTTGGAAAATAATTCCCATCACAATTTAGCAGACCTCATAAATTTGGATGGTTGGATTACCAACCAGGCTAAGCTGAAATGTATTATACATAAGTATGAGCTGGAATTATAAAGATTGGGACTCATCATCTACCTTTGAGAGGAGTATGAGAAGAAGTGAAAACTCCTTCCAGAGATGTGTTAATTCAGCTTTATGTTTATTACTGAGGTTGTATTTCATGTAGCCATGGTGTTGTTGTGCTGGCCttattgcatttaaatgtgtttcttatATTAAAGCTTGCAGTCCAGCGCAGATTATTTTCTGtaataaacacactgttaaatGAGTACCTGTCTGACAGTGCgaatcaacacacaaacagtatttgTAAAAGGAGACTCTATGGCTAAGCccttgcattgcattgcattatattttacaggtgtaactaataaagtggccactgagtgcaTGTACAGTGAGACAATATGAATTTGTCAACGTGAAAGCAATTCTTCAGTATCTCTGTTGGACGGCTGAAGGCGATGTTGCAAATCATTGAGCTATAAACCAGTTTTATATCATTCTCTTCAACAACGTAATGCAAAGTTTCTTTTCTGTCAGGTAATGGCTGGAAGTACGTTGGACTgatctctttctttgtgtgtgtgttcagtgtgaccTTGTGATGAACCTTAGTGCTGCAGACCGCTGTGCATTTGTGAAGAACACACCGGACTGTAGCATGGAAGATGGCTTCATCAGCTACCTTCGTGTGGCcttctgtctgcttcctccCAACCTCACACCTCTCACCATCATTCTCTGTGtaagacctgtgtgtgtgtgttcggtgtGCGTTGGTGTGGATAGTTGTTATGGAGCAGCTTAAAACTCTGCATCTCAGCACCAGCAGGTCTTTTGAGGAAGTTGgccctgcagcagaggaaccAGGACTTATCGCACATCTGATTTAAGGGGCTCAGACATTTCAGCCTTTGCTAAATCATGGATTTTCATAAGAATGTGTGAAACTTGTGGAATTGTCCTTTTTGCAACGCAACGAATCAAATTGTCCCACTGAAAATGGCTTCAATCAGTCTGTGCAGAAACTACTTGGCGCATGTTAGAAGATTAGGATCAGTGTAGTCAAACATGGCCAGGATCACCCTTGTTGTGCCCGTCGAGTACGACAGACTCAAGCAGCACTTGTCTcttctctgagtgtgtgttaagAAAACAGCAGTCCGCCAGACCTTTactttcttctgcttctccccAGATTATATGGCTgttctttttattcttcattcTTGGACTGGCAGCATCAAAGTTGTAAGTATCTCACCTGTTGCTACTGTCAGTACCTGTGTCCCACAGCTTCAGCTGTGAAACCTGTAACCTGTCGGccatatttacacacatacagactacacacacacacacacattcatgccctCAGTGTGGCCATCTAATAGTCACATGACTTTTTCATCATTGTGAGAGTTCTTCAAAGGAAGTACAGTTTGTTCAGCTTTTCTCTCCCGCTCATTTCACACACTGAACATGAGTGCATCGCAGCAGCTGAATGgtgaagaagctgctgtgtgttgaaTATAAGATGATTTGAATTTAATGATTGAACGATTTAAGAATATCTTGTGGGAATTCTGAGATGTTTTCCGTCTCCCTTTGCATTTCTCGTGAACCTGCACTCACCTATTTTCTTCCTCAGTTTCTGCCCCAACCTGTCAGCCATCTCCACCAGCCTGCACCTCACTCACAACGTGGCTGTATCCTTCATCAGCATCCCCTGCACATCCCTCAGAAGTTCTCACTTTGCTCTGATTCTCATGTACAGTCAGGAGAAAGCGGTCAGACTGCTGATTCGCAGACACAGTTCCTCTCTCAGAGGAAGTTTTCTCTTCCTACTGTTTAGATTTCTGTCAGTGTTgctaaatatttattttttgtgtgaggaatgttttccttgactggtgtgtgtgctgagggTGTGACATTTCTGGCTCTTGGTAATGGAGCTCCAGACATCTTCAGCGCCATTGCAGCTATCTCCCGCCCACACACTGCTGGGCTGGCTGTCGGAGCCTTATTTGGTAggcacagtctctctctcacacacacacacacacaaaaaaaatacacaactcAAGCTTTTTTTAATTCGAGAACCTGGTTGGCCTCATCGcgcttgttttctctcactcccTCCACAGGAGCTGGTGTATTTGTCACCACGGTAGTTGCCGGCAGCGTGGCGCTGGTCAAGCCTTTCACTGTGGCCTCCCGTCCGTTTCTGCGTGACGTCATCTTCTACATGGCGGCAGTGTTTTGGACTTTCTTCATGTTGTTCAGAGGAACCATGACACTGAGAGAAACAtttggtaaacacacacatagacacatggCTGAACACTGGAATGTTTTTTTGCCTTCCTGATCTGATTGTTAGTTGTATATTTGATCTTTTTGAGgtatttctgtcacacacaccaagtgcttcacatagagAAAAAGAtagaatggacataaaaaggGATAGAAAAAttcatgtaaaataagatggagattAAAACCcacttaataataatagtaaaaataattaaaaataaggatgaaattagaaaaaaaaaaagatcaaaaaaaatattcagtgaatcgtcaaaggctgcatccctgattttctttgggctgttgctggaaacctccagtagaccagcagcagatgatggtGGCTGCTGCTCTAAAAGGCCCTCCTTTTAGCCATACTCCCCGAGCATCTGCCTTTATGTGTTCTTAAAGGCAAGTAGTGAACAAGGGTTTCAGCAATGTATCCTGGCCCTAGTCCATTAAgagctttgtatacaaggaggaccACAAAATCCATTCttaatgttacaggaagccagtacAAAGCAGCTAAACCTGGACTAATGTgttctctcctcttggttctggttcatAGCTGAGTGACAGAGttttaaatgatcatttaacTCATTTAACTTAATTAGATGAATTATTGCTCATCTAATTATTTATTGCTGACAGACAGtaatggagtctatagctgcagcatcatttggttcagcacagatgtacagttgtgtgtcatccaCATACATTGTGCTCTCTTATGACGTCACCAAGTGGTAGCATGTATAATGAGAACTGTAATGGACCAAGGCAGTTCCATGTAACaccaaaacagatgtcatgtttcttagacacatgatctccaagaCTGATTAGACtttcttcctttgtttgttCTAAACTAGTTTGACACACAGTCAGAAGGACTGACCAACTGTTCAAGGAGATTGATTAAGACATCAGTCGCATCAAACGCTGGGTCTTAGGTCTAGGTCTAAGAGGACAAGAGCTGAGACCTTATTTTCACCAGAATTTAGTCTGAGGTCACTGAATATTTTAGTCAGAACAGTTTCATGTGGTCTGATTTGAAGCCTGACTGAAATTTCTCCAGAAGGTTATTTTCTTTACAGTATCTTCCTGATGAATGAAAGGTTGGATATGTGGATATAGTGAGTGCATTACTATGTAGCTTGGATTTCTTTAGTAATGgtttacaacagctgttttgaaagcatctgggaagatgcctgtttgcagagatgtatttGTAATCTTCAGGGCATGAAACATtgtcaaacacctgctttaaaaatgctgtaggTTCAGGGTCAACACATGAGGTGGACGAGTTAGACTCAGTGACAGTCTTGCAGAGCTCAGTTGATGTCATACAGAAGAATTTTCCCATGGTTAGATCTTTTTTACAGGGTTTTTTGAGGTCATCTGGTCTCGGATCAGCAGCAATGCTGCCTCCATTCGAGGTTGTTTTGCTATTGAAGAATGGCAGAAGTTCTTCACAGTTTGATGCAGAGAACTGCAGACGAGTGAGGGAAGTGTTGAGTATCTGATCAATAGTGGAGAATAATACTGTAGAGTTCCCAGCATTCTCTGTAATAATCTTGTAAAAGTAGTCCTTTCTTCCCAGACATACTGCTTTGTTACAGACAGTCATGGCTTCTTTGTATTTATTACAGCCCAGTTTTCAGATTCTCTTAATCTCATTAATGCCGCTGTTGTTTAACCTCTAGTGCAGCAACAGTATTAAAGCAGATGACATGGTATTGTTGAAATGTTCAGCCATGTCATTTAAAGAGCCTTTGTGACTCAAATGATCTCATAATATTTGGCCCCGAGGGAAAGtcctgtaaaaacaaagaaagaaagaatatgGCGACTTCTGATCTGAACTATCTCTTTTTATATGCTTAACAATGTAGAGTGTTTTGCACCCTAGCAGGGTGTTGGTGTGTCTCTGAGGGCATTCTTGTTCTGGTGCCAACATCTACAGAATCAGGCTGCAATCTCAGCTATTTCCTCACTGAAAACAATCCCAGGATGCAGTTGAAAGACCCACCCAGCCATAATCTTCTGTGAATCACCTACCTACCTACCGGTGACACATGGGCCGGCAGGCAGCTGCCACTTGCTGTCATCATCGTTATCCCACCATGTCCCTTATAATAGATACACACAAGCAGAAGACTGTATTTACAGTGAATGTAACCATTGTATCAAGGTTCAAGAGCAGTTTTACCATACCATACCATTTTACCATAATGTGACATGAGCttcactttgctgcttttcctttttccaggATACCTGAGCCTCTATGTGGTCTATGTACTGACCGTTATCATCAGTGCGTACATCTACAACCGGCAGAAACATTCAATTAACTCCAGTGTCCGTCACGTTGCACATATCCCAGGTTAGAGACacaaatacatatacacacagacagataaaaagaaTATGTTTCTATAATCACCACTGATATCTTTTTTAAgtctctgctgcagagtttCACTCCTCCGACTCGTCTGATGATGACATTCCCTGCCTGACTGGCGGGCCCATCCAGCACGAATATGGTAGGAATACAGTAGACTTTTATCAACCACAATATAAGTTAATGTGCACCAAGATTTACCTGCATGATCAGGGCCATaacacacatgtgtgtttgtgtgtgtgtgtgcgtgtttcagAGTCTGAGTGCGTTTCAGAGTCCGAGTACAGGCCTCTTCTGCCTTACTCAGAATCCACGAGTCAGATCCTGCTGAGCTCTCTTAACCCGGTggacaacaggaagtgga
The DNA window shown above is from Chelmon rostratus isolate fCheRos1 chromosome 5, fCheRos1.pri, whole genome shotgun sequence and carries:
- the slc8b1 gene encoding mitochondrial sodium/calcium exchanger protein; protein product: MSSAVYLSLLLVLSCHQRLASGSHVLGNPTDVGLTGWSANTTRAVMFQSSKEECDLVMNLSAADRCAFVKNTPDCSMEDGFISYLRVAFCLLPPNLTPLTIILCIIWLFFLFFILGLAASKFFCPNLSAISTSLHLTHNVAGVTFLALGNGAPDIFSAIAAISRPHTAGLAVGALFGAGVFVTTVVAGSVALVKPFTVASRPFLRDVIFYMAAVFWTFFMLFRGTMTLRETFGYLSLYVVYVLTVIISAYIYNRQKHSINSSVRHVAHIPVSAAEFHSSDSSDDDIPCLTGGPIQHEYESECVSESEYRPLLPYSESTSQILLSSLNPVDNRKWRRKSWRWRVLKMLKTPVEVLLLLCIPVVDPDKEDKNWRRPLNCLHLITAPLVCVLVFQSGMYGDYMIQGQFPIWLLTLLLGLFLSAIVFCTTTNDCPPKYHPLFAILGFVVSAVLISAVASEVVSLLHMLGVVLSLSNTVLGLTLLAWGNSIGDCFSDITIARQGYPRMAISACFGGIIFNMVFGVGLGCLVQMLKTHADVQFELEGLLTWVLAGSLGLSLVLSFVIIPLCRFHLGRAYGIFLLFFYATFLVIALLTEFGKIHSV